CCAAATCGACGAATCGACTCGATTGCGTAATGGGAACAGGTAGGCGCGAATCTGCATGAAGGTGGTTTATACGGAGAAATCATCAGTTGGTATCCCCGAATCAACCAAACCATGATCTTCACTATCATCGTTTCACCCTCTTTTTCCATCTCTTTTTCCATTATGTACGGGTGCCTGTTTGATCACTTTGGCTCGCTTCATCACATGTAACAGAGATTGCTCAATGGCTTCAAGCGTCATCGCTTCCACACCCGGACGGGCGATGATGACGAGATCGAGACCGACTGGGATATCAGACTCCATTCGAGCTACTGCTTCGCGTATAAGCCGCTTGACTCTATTGCGGACAACAGCATTGCCAATTTTTTTACTGACGGAAATCCCAGCGCGAAAAGCCGCTTGTCCCTCTTGCTTTGCAGAATACAAGACAAACTGCTTATTAGCCGCAGAACTTCCTCGTTGAAACACAGCTTGGAATTGCTCATTTTTTTTGAGCCGGTGTGAACGATGCAAGGTAAACAACCCCTAACATCACAATTATAGTAGAAAACGTAAACAGCATCTACCAGTATATCCTTGTTTCGTTCACTTTTTTCCCTAAGTATACTCGGTTTAGAACAAAATCTAAAATTCGGTGTAAAAAATAGAGACGATCAGCCAATTTCCGCGATGATTTCTGCACTGGCATGGCGCAAGTGAGCGAGCAATTGTCCATCTGCTTGGAAAAATCCCAATTTTTGAAGAGACAAGGAAAGCTTGGCAGGCAGATCCGCCCAATGATTCTCCAGCCATTCATCAAGACCCACACTATGATATAACCAGATCGCTTCTGAAAATATTAAAAA
The window above is part of the Brevibacillus brevis NBRC 100599 genome. Proteins encoded here:
- the yidD gene encoding membrane protein insertion efficiency factor YidD; the protein is MIVKIMVWLIRGYQLMISPYKPPSCRFAPTCSHYAIESIRRFGAWRGGWLALRRILKCHPFHPGGYDPVPDQHK
- the rnpA gene encoding ribonuclease P protein component, whose protein sequence is MHRSHRLKKNEQFQAVFQRGSSAANKQFVLYSAKQEGQAAFRAGISVSKKIGNAVVRNRVKRLIREAVARMESDIPVGLDLVIIARPGVEAMTLEAIEQSLLHVMKRAKVIKQAPVHNGKRDGKRG